In the Acidobacteriota bacterium genome, one interval contains:
- the gspD gene encoding type II secretion system secretin GspD, protein MKRFPWKPFTTCLVLAVLAFGLAPAQDDPDKVPPKVKERPPMRPSVMRPAGSPTPIPFGPGAPAPGITPSPDSPQGPEPAPSPSPRPSRPVSDGLSRSSSGAGFNLQIYDADLFDFIDLICKQLEMDYLIDAKVQANKVNISIKKPVPREALMPILIDILRINGATIVKSGEIYHFVPIQEGKKYPSEIKRIKGREDVVGEELNTYIIPVQFMPAGELARILDEFKTDNTQIINLETYNILMISDFGDNLKKLLDIVEILDNGFFEVNMLELVPIQFNKAEDVTKDLTVVFSAGSNSTGIKFIAVPRLNSVLVVCRTPNAMDQVKKWIEKLDAPAARGVETFVYKVENTTATNIADILGQLFEDMGAQTGAVGPRQKTVATGEASTTASGQPSVPMGGQVIQPELKGTTKGGEGVAIQGLSGNVKIICDDLNNSLIIQGTQADYEFLLKTIKKLDVLPRQVLVEAKIIAVQLQGTLTYGVGAWLKGRGDADGNDIYPPTQGQFTPSDATKPGLTISTLFTFGLNGQRQVDLLLNTLESITKVQVLDSPALLVLDGNQATFNVGDEIPIATSSFTNPYLGGTTPDNNQYNITNTQIQYRSTGVSLNVAPRISAAGVVTMEIATEVSTPGEASKGLAGSPPISRAALNTTMVVQDGASVVLAGIIRERDGTSVAGLPGLSRIPVLGWLFGDSSKSKTRNELLVILTPHVIHTSEDLIKTSDAVQHSLKNINNFIRNKKKHREYGVYQPPEEKKKKDKKKDEAKKKKKEDGKKEEAKDGAGDETAAVAPPEPRPSADTNPDKEKPKDPEKIDIPEPAADPAKKPEPEPEPPKSSARTLPPESLAGPPPPGA, encoded by the coding sequence ATGAAGAGATTCCCGTGGAAACCGTTCACCACGTGCCTCGTCCTGGCGGTCCTGGCCTTCGGACTGGCGCCGGCCCAGGACGACCCCGACAAGGTGCCCCCGAAGGTGAAGGAGCGTCCCCCGATGCGGCCCAGCGTGATGCGTCCCGCGGGCTCGCCCACCCCGATCCCCTTCGGCCCGGGCGCACCCGCCCCCGGGATCACGCCGTCGCCCGATTCCCCCCAGGGACCCGAGCCGGCGCCGTCACCGTCGCCGCGACCCTCGCGGCCGGTGTCCGACGGCCTCAGCCGGTCCTCGTCGGGCGCGGGGTTCAACCTCCAGATCTACGATGCGGACCTCTTCGACTTCATCGACCTGATCTGCAAGCAATTGGAGATGGACTACCTCATCGACGCCAAGGTCCAGGCCAACAAGGTCAACATCAGCATCAAGAAGCCGGTTCCACGGGAGGCCTTGATGCCCATCCTGATCGACATCCTCCGCATCAACGGGGCGACGATCGTCAAGTCCGGCGAGATCTATCACTTCGTGCCCATCCAGGAAGGCAAGAAGTACCCGTCGGAAATCAAGCGGATCAAGGGGCGGGAGGACGTGGTCGGCGAGGAGCTCAACACTTACATCATCCCCGTCCAGTTCATGCCGGCGGGCGAGCTGGCCCGGATCCTCGACGAGTTCAAGACGGACAACACCCAGATCATCAACCTGGAGACCTACAACATCCTGATGATCTCCGACTTCGGCGACAACCTCAAGAAACTGCTCGACATCGTCGAGATCCTGGACAACGGTTTCTTCGAGGTCAACATGCTCGAACTCGTCCCCATCCAGTTCAACAAGGCCGAGGACGTGACCAAGGACCTCACGGTGGTCTTCAGCGCCGGGTCGAACAGTACGGGCATCAAGTTCATCGCCGTTCCCCGGCTGAACTCCGTGCTGGTGGTCTGCCGCACCCCGAACGCCATGGACCAGGTCAAGAAGTGGATCGAGAAGCTGGACGCGCCGGCTGCCCGGGGCGTCGAGACCTTCGTCTACAAGGTGGAGAACACCACGGCCACCAACATCGCCGACATCCTGGGCCAGCTTTTCGAGGACATGGGCGCCCAGACCGGCGCGGTAGGCCCGCGTCAGAAAACGGTTGCCACGGGCGAGGCCTCCACCACCGCCAGCGGCCAGCCCAGCGTCCCCATGGGGGGGCAGGTCATCCAGCCCGAGCTGAAAGGGACCACCAAGGGCGGCGAGGGCGTGGCCATCCAGGGCCTCTCCGGCAACGTCAAGATCATCTGTGACGACCTGAACAACTCCCTGATCATCCAGGGCACCCAGGCGGACTACGAGTTCCTGCTGAAGACCATCAAGAAGCTCGACGTGCTGCCCCGCCAGGTGCTCGTCGAGGCCAAGATCATCGCCGTCCAGCTTCAGGGCACCCTCACCTACGGGGTCGGGGCCTGGCTGAAGGGGCGAGGCGACGCGGACGGCAACGACATCTATCCCCCCACCCAGGGCCAGTTCACCCCGAGCGACGCCACCAAGCCCGGCCTGACCATCTCCACCCTGTTCACCTTCGGCCTGAACGGGCAGCGGCAGGTGGACCTGCTCCTGAACACCCTCGAGTCCATCACCAAGGTCCAGGTGCTCGACTCGCCGGCCCTGCTGGTCCTGGACGGCAACCAGGCGACCTTCAACGTCGGCGACGAGATCCCCATCGCCACCAGCAGCTTCACCAACCCCTACCTGGGCGGGACCACCCCCGACAACAACCAGTACAACATCACGAACACCCAGATCCAGTACCGCTCCACGGGCGTCAGCCTCAACGTGGCGCCCCGCATCAGCGCCGCGGGCGTGGTGACCATGGAGATCGCCACGGAGGTCAGCACGCCCGGCGAGGCCTCCAAGGGCCTGGCCGGTTCGCCTCCCATCAGCCGGGCCGCCCTGAACACCACCATGGTGGTCCAGGACGGCGCGTCGGTGGTCCTCGCCGGGATCATCCGGGAGCGGGACGGCACGTCGGTGGCCGGTCTCCCCGGCCTGAGCCGCATCCCCGTCCTCGGCTGGCTCTTCGGGGATTCCAGCAAGAGCAAGACCCGCAACGAACTCCTGGTGATCCTGACGCCGCACGTCATCCACACTTCCGAGGACCTCATCAAGACCTCCGACGCCGTGCAGCACAGCCTCAAGAACATCAACAACTTCATTCGCAACAAGAAGAAACACCGCGAGTACGGCGTCTACCAGCCCCCCGAGGAGAAGAAGAAGAAGGACAAGAAGAAGGACGAGGCGAAAAAGAAGAAGAAGGAAGACGGCAAGAAGGAAGAAGCGAAGGACGGCGCCGGCGATGAAACCGCGGCCGTCGCCCCGCCGGAGCCCAGGCCCTCCGCCGACACCAACCCGGACAAGGAGAAACCGAAGGACCCGGAGAAGATCGATATCCCGGAACCCGCGGCGGACCCGGCGAAGAAGCCGGAGCCGGAGCCGGAGCCCCCGAAAAGCTCGGCCCGAACCCTGCCACCGGAGTCCCTGGCGGGCCCGCCGCCACCGGGCGCTTGA
- a CDS encoding prepilin-type N-terminal cleavage/methylation domain-containing protein, with amino-acid sequence MADPRRTPSRKLRPAGFSLLEMLVAMTILAIVCTLLFSGFHIITRAWRKEQVRTEEGERIRSVCELIRRQVSCCFPAVPKEDPNAPKPQVTADQPQSRFMGHRIPFFQGSSNRMTFVSLYSLHLSRLPGLCLITYAFESSRKGSGMDLVEYETQYTCEDPEFGPTAVAGGGVRDEDKLRRVLLENLDDAAFEYFGADLNDVGVKAEEEIRQEWRTEWNSKRMGTLPDAVRIKYKQASRIPSLRGEGEFLMQIRSRGNIIYPVQRRFTGVPM; translated from the coding sequence TGGAGATGCTGGTGGCCATGACCATCCTGGCCATCGTCTGCACGCTCCTGTTCTCGGGCTTCCACATCATCACCCGGGCGTGGCGCAAGGAGCAGGTCCGGACCGAGGAGGGCGAACGCATCCGGAGCGTGTGCGAGCTGATCCGCCGCCAGGTGTCGTGCTGTTTCCCGGCGGTGCCGAAGGAGGACCCCAACGCGCCGAAGCCCCAGGTCACCGCCGACCAGCCCCAGTCGCGCTTCATGGGTCACCGGATCCCCTTCTTCCAGGGCAGCTCGAACCGGATGACCTTCGTGAGCCTCTACTCGCTCCACCTGTCGCGCCTGCCGGGGTTGTGCCTCATCACGTACGCTTTCGAGTCCTCCCGGAAAGGCAGCGGCATGGACCTGGTGGAGTACGAGACCCAGTACACCTGCGAGGACCCGGAGTTCGGCCCCACCGCCGTGGCGGGAGGGGGCGTCCGGGACGAGGACAAGCTGCGCCGCGTCCTCCTGGAGAACCTCGACGACGCCGCGTTCGAGTACTTCGGCGCCGACCTCAACGACGTCGGAGTGAAGGCGGAGGAGGAAATCCGCCAGGAGTGGCGGACCGAGTGGAACTCCAAGCGCATGGGCACCCTCCCCGACGCCGTCCGGATCAAGTACAAGCAGGCCTCGCGGATCCCGTCGCTCCGCGGGGAGGGCGAGTTCCTGATGCAGATCCGCAGCCGCGGCAACATCATCTACCCCGTCCAGAGGAGGTTCACCGGTGTGCCGATGTAA
- a CDS encoding general secretion pathway protein GspK has translation MCRCNREGSILVVMLWMLMVVSVLCISFSKTMRVEAQTSANTLLITKCHYLAQAGVAETIYKLIVYTLETSDRLFNPQQQAEIEPLDIEKGKVILHTDLGDAETDITDENGKIHLNYADKELLMSLLLSLGVAEQKADMISDCILDWRDPDDDHHLNGAETPEYQAMGRNYRVKNAEFETVEELLLVKGINKNLFYGRYVRGQGGKPAYMYGLNSCLTVYGTPAGINVNSAPLPVLIALGFPPEMAASIISQRTTKPFRDQQDFALRVPQAPGMDQLKAPIITRSPIQSSFFSLVSTGKLKDSTIRKRIYCVVKLDAGAPLRHSIVYWNENYSVQEQVEK, from the coding sequence GTGTGCCGATGTAACCGGGAGGGGTCCATCCTGGTGGTCATGCTGTGGATGCTGATGGTGGTCAGCGTCCTGTGCATCTCCTTCTCCAAGACCATGCGCGTGGAGGCCCAGACCTCGGCCAACACCCTCCTGATCACCAAGTGCCACTACCTCGCCCAGGCGGGGGTGGCGGAAACCATCTACAAGCTCATCGTCTACACCCTGGAGACCAGCGACCGGCTCTTCAACCCCCAGCAGCAGGCCGAGATCGAGCCCCTGGACATCGAGAAGGGGAAGGTGATCCTCCACACCGACCTCGGGGACGCCGAGACCGACATCACGGACGAGAACGGCAAGATCCACCTCAACTACGCCGACAAGGAACTGCTCATGAGCCTGCTCCTCAGCCTGGGGGTGGCGGAGCAGAAAGCGGACATGATCTCCGACTGCATCCTCGACTGGCGGGACCCCGACGACGACCACCACCTCAACGGTGCGGAGACCCCCGAGTACCAGGCGATGGGGCGGAACTACCGCGTCAAGAACGCGGAGTTCGAGACCGTCGAGGAGTTGCTCCTGGTCAAGGGGATCAACAAGAACCTCTTCTACGGCCGCTACGTCCGGGGCCAGGGGGGGAAGCCCGCGTACATGTACGGCCTGAACAGCTGCCTGACGGTCTACGGGACCCCGGCGGGCATCAACGTCAACTCGGCCCCGCTGCCCGTCCTCATCGCGCTCGGGTTCCCGCCCGAGATGGCGGCGTCCATCATCTCGCAGCGCACCACCAAGCCCTTCCGCGACCAGCAGGATTTCGCCCTGCGGGTCCCCCAGGCGCCGGGGATGGACCAGCTCAAGGCCCCCATCATCACGCGCTCCCCGATCCAGTCCTCCTTTTTCTCCCTCGTCTCCACGGGGAAGCTGAAGGACTCCACCATCCGGAAGCGCATCTACTGCGTGGTCAAGCTGGACGCCGGCGCGCCGCTCCGGCACTCCATCGTGTACTGGAACGAAAATTACTCCGTACAGGAGCAGGTTGAAAAATGA
- a CDS encoding sigma-70 family RNA polymerase sigma factor gives MTENASMGNCLEDLIRKAAVGDIEARHELYGIFAQRIFNFILSMVKRREDAEDITQDTFVLAFRALHTLKEAGRFEQWLYRIARNEAYQRFRKRRTEETVFPGASTPEGDDADPTENSRNPEERVLGDELATVVQRALDTLPPKLREVFILSVIHEKSYKEIAQIVGRSLLAVKTDIYRARVFAKDSIRHYLKQG, from the coding sequence GTGACAGAGAATGCCTCCATGGGAAATTGCCTCGAGGATCTCATTCGAAAAGCGGCAGTTGGCGACATCGAAGCGAGGCATGAGCTTTACGGGATCTTTGCACAGCGGATCTTCAACTTCATCCTGAGCATGGTGAAGCGCCGGGAAGACGCGGAAGACATCACGCAGGACACCTTCGTGCTGGCTTTCCGGGCGCTGCACACGCTGAAGGAGGCGGGGCGCTTCGAGCAGTGGCTGTACCGGATCGCCCGCAACGAGGCCTACCAGCGGTTCCGGAAGCGGCGGACGGAGGAAACGGTCTTCCCCGGCGCCTCGACCCCCGAGGGCGACGACGCCGACCCCACCGAGAACTCCCGGAACCCGGAGGAGCGCGTGCTCGGGGACGAACTGGCGACGGTCGTTCAGAGGGCGCTGGACACCCTGCCGCCGAAGCTGCGGGAAGTGTTCATCCTGTCGGTCATTCACGAGAAGAGCTACAAGGAAATCGCTCAGATCGTGGGCCGGTCGCTTCTGGCGGTGAAGACGGACATCTACCGCGCCCGGGTGTTCGCGAAGGATTCGATTCGTCACTATCTCAAACAGGGTTGA